A section of the Triticum dicoccoides isolate Atlit2015 ecotype Zavitan chromosome 7A, WEW_v2.0, whole genome shotgun sequence genome encodes:
- the LOC119333555 gene encoding uncharacterized protein LOC119333555, translated as MPEAATQEGEASGSGSTRVLRRSQRFTAAASSTATTRSMALVRARQSPGSQSPQEPSARSNTRKRKKGPAANQKPKKREEQEEEVSSADSSPIREPHIPDEMYRLDDLDTSKVIQKALGDHLDKIARHMGLPTLNVHMCRASMCVLDDPNLVPDRESSRKAVLNAARSVLGFSSFVGGKPLARCCGFWVDWDEKTKIGTALTTSSLICTKSASMDSWLGQEEYDTHVLVHMQGGATEKATLQYHQKHYDLAFFSVRMDRPVHILSFNDGVKRSDQVFELGRDEKSFLRISHGVVKILNPNLLERYHYMHVHSADPHPDYGIGGPLIDFGGKIMGMVNGNTSGSFIPSSILVKCLHLWRKFGCIPRPQLGMKFWSIKFVDIALAENILCKCNIDDGLIVKEVSYGSPAEKLGILVGDVINCFNGERISTTVELENMLLSKCEDENNSLNSEVNVKLDVFHIRKSRWSDRTLTVKVSDDNEVVATGVSYPFGDGTP; from the exons ATGCCGGAAGCCGCCACTCAAGAGGGAGAGGCGTCGGGGTCCGGATCAACTCGCGTGCTCCGCCGCAGCCAGAGGTTCACGGCTGCAGCAAGTTCCACGGCGACGACCCGGTCGATGGCCCTGGTGCGTGCGCGGCAGTCCCCGGGGTCCCAATCTCCACAGGAACCATCCGCGCGATCCAATACAAGGAAGAGAAAGAAGGGGCCGGCTGCCAACCAGAAACCGAAGAAacgggaggagcaggaggaggaggtctCATCCGCAGACAGCTCCCCAATTCGCGAGCCACATATCCCGGATGAGATGTATCGACTTGATGATCTGGATACGTCCAAAGTCATTCAGAAGGCACTAGGAGATCATTTGGACAAAATAG CTCGCCATATGGGATTGCCTACTCTGAATGTGCACATGTGCAGAGCTTCCATGTGCGTTCTTGATGACCCAAATCTGGTTCCTGATCGTGAATCTTCAAGAAAGGCGGTGCTTAATGCTGCTCGCTCTGTTCTCGGGTTTTCGTCCTTTGTTG GTGGTAAGCCACTAGCACGATGCTGTGGTTTCTGGGTTGATTGGGATGAGAAGACCAAAATTGGCACTGCTTTGACAACTTCAAGTCTCATTTGTACTAAGTCTGCATCTATGGACAGTTGGTTAGGGCAAGAAGAGTATGATACTCAT GTTCTTGTTCACATGCAGGGTGGCGCCACTGAAAAGGCCACCCTGCAGTACCATCAGAAGCACTATGATTTGGCCTTCTTCAGTGTTAGAATGGATCGGCCCGTTCATATACTTTCTTTCAATGATGGTGTGAAGCGTTCTGACCAAGTTTTTGAGCTTGGAAGAGATGAAAAGTCGTTTCTAAGGATAAGCCATGGTGTGGTGAAAATCTTGAATCCAAACCTGCTTGAACGGTATCACTATATGCATGTTCACAGTGCAGATCCACACCCCGAT TATGGCATAGGAGGGCCACTCATTGACTTTGGTGGAAAAATCATGGGAATGGTCAATGGCAATACAAGCGGGTCTTTTATACCGTCTTCCATTTTAGTCAAGTGCTTGCATTTGTGGAGAAAATTTGG GTGCATCCCTCGGCCCCAGCTTGGTATGAAATTTTGGTCAATCAAGTTTGTAGACATTGCTCTTGCTGAGAATATATTGTGCAAGTGTAATATTGATGATGGCCTTATTGTAAAAGAg GTGTCATATGGATCTCCTGCTGAGAAACTTGGAATACTGGTCGGTGACGTCATTAATTGTTTCAATGGAGAACGCATCTCTACAACAGTTGAG TTGGAGAATATGTTGCTAAGCAAATGCGAGGATGAAAATAATAGCCTTAATTCTGAAGTCAATGTCAAA CTTGATGTGTTTCACATACGCAAGTCTCGCTGGAGTGACAGAACATTAACTGTAAAAGTGTCTGATGACAATGAAGTTGTTGCAACAGGAG TTAGTTATCCTTTCGGAGACGGGACACCATGA